A stretch of the Poseidonibacter parvus genome encodes the following:
- a CDS encoding ATP-binding cassette domain-containing protein: MNKELILNIKNLNFSYKENNPIYKDFSLSLKQGELVTIFGKSGSGKTTLFELIIGTLKAKSGTIEKENLSLIFQDPYNSFHPSYPIIEQIKDVVQRDFKDELKSFLKELNLDYELLLKKPHELSGGQLQRCSILRALLMKPKLLLVDEPTSALDNIIAYDVMKLLIKYLDTCAILLITHDEQMAKWCSDKIIRLDENENK; encoded by the coding sequence TTGAACAAAGAATTGATTTTAAATATAAAGAATCTAAACTTCTCATACAAAGAAAATAATCCAATATACAAAGATTTTTCTTTGTCTTTAAAACAAGGTGAACTTGTTACTATTTTTGGAAAAAGTGGAAGTGGTAAAACAACTCTTTTCGAACTTATAATTGGAACATTAAAAGCAAAAAGTGGAACTATTGAAAAAGAAAATCTAAGTTTGATATTTCAAGATCCATATAATTCTTTTCACCCAAGTTATCCAATTATAGAACAAATTAAAGATGTTGTACAAAGAGATTTTAAAGATGAATTAAAAAGTTTTTTAAAAGAATTAAATTTAGATTATGAGTTACTTTTAAAAAAGCCACATGAGTTAAGTGGTGGTCAATTACAAAGATGTTCAATTTTAAGAGCTCTTTTAATGAAACCAAAATTATTACTTGTAGATGAGCCAACATCTGCATTAGATAATATCATTGCATATGATGTGATGAAACTTCTTATAAAATATTTAGATACGTGTGCAATATTACTTATTACACATGATGAACAAATGGCAAAATGGTGTAGTGATAAAATAATAAGGTTAGATGAAAATGAAAACAAATAA
- the hemH gene encoding ferrochelatase produces the protein MKTNKALVLLNMGGARSKDELKTFLTNMFNDRNILTIKCGFFRGLVASMIVKSRLNSAWKNYEEIGSETPLHKLTEKLVDKLNANLEGYKTYQVMRYTAPFASDVIKQMEEDGIDDITILPLYPQFSTTTTKSSLEDFELYSDDKFTTKIIKTFYKNEKFNNCIVNEIMSQTDTPKEYNLIFSAHGLPQKIVDAGDPYEKQMNEHVEILSNMLKEKGYEFNSVSLAYQSKVGPLKWLEPSLDDALVDFKDKNVIIYPLAFIVDNSETDFELDLEYREIAEEIGVGDYKVCKCVNDSDEFIEAIKDIIK, from the coding sequence ATGAAAACAAATAAAGCATTAGTTTTACTTAATATGGGTGGAGCTAGAAGTAAAGATGAATTAAAAACTTTTTTAACAAATATGTTTAATGATAGAAATATATTAACTATTAAATGTGGTTTTTTTAGAGGTTTAGTTGCTTCAATGATTGTAAAAAGTAGATTAAATTCTGCATGGAAGAATTATGAAGAAATAGGAAGTGAAACTCCTTTACATAAGTTAACTGAAAAATTAGTAGATAAATTAAATGCTAATCTTGAAGGATACAAAACTTATCAAGTTATGAGATATACTGCTCCTTTTGCAAGTGATGTAATAAAACAAATGGAAGAAGATGGTATTGATGATATTACAATACTACCTTTATATCCTCAATTTTCAACTACAACAACAAAATCATCTCTTGAAGATTTTGAATTATATTCAGATGATAAATTTACTACAAAAATAATTAAAACTTTTTATAAAAATGAAAAGTTTAATAATTGTATAGTAAATGAAATTATGAGTCAAACTGATACTCCAAAAGAGTATAACTTAATTTTTTCAGCTCATGGTTTACCTCAAAAAATAGTTGATGCAGGTGATCCTTATGAAAAACAAATGAATGAACATGTCGAGATTCTAAGTAATATGTTAAAAGAAAAAGGTTATGAGTTTAATTCTGTATCTTTAGCGTATCAATCAAAAGTAGGTCCTTTAAAATGGCTAGAACCAAGTTTGGATGATGCTTTAGTTGATTTCAAAGATAAGAATGTGATTATTTATCCTTTAGCTTTTATTGTTGATAATTCAGAAACAGATTTTGAACTTGATTTAGAGTATAGAGAAATAGCAGAAGAAATAGGTGTTGGTGATTATAAAGTTTGTAAGTGCGTTAATGATAGTGATGAATTTATAGAAGCAATAAAAGATATTATTAAATAA
- the amrA gene encoding AmmeMemoRadiSam system protein A, whose protein sequence is MNKDILLKIANDAIACKFDESFKIDKEQLIKEYPFLDEPAACFVTLNLNGELRGCIGSLEAYDMLIDDLISNAYNAAFLDPRFLELSEEEFAKIDLEISILTPAIKLEYKDKADLKSKIKVGLHGVVLMDEEERSTFLPQVWEQYQNFEEFFEKLIIKGNFDKDCLDKNINVLVYEVIKVK, encoded by the coding sequence ATGAATAAAGATATATTACTAAAAATTGCAAATGATGCAATTGCATGTAAGTTTGACGAAAGTTTTAAAATTGATAAAGAGCAACTTATAAAAGAATATCCTTTTTTAGATGAACCTGCAGCTTGTTTTGTGACACTTAATTTAAATGGAGAATTAAGAGGATGTATTGGAAGCTTAGAAGCTTATGACATGTTAATTGATGATTTAATTTCAAATGCATATAATGCAGCTTTTTTAGATCCTAGATTTTTAGAATTATCAGAAGAAGAGTTTGCAAAAATAGACTTAGAAATATCTATTTTAACTCCTGCGATTAAATTAGAATACAAAGACAAAGCTGATTTAAAATCAAAAATAAAAGTAGGGCTTCATGGTGTTGTATTAATGGATGAAGAAGAGCGTTCTACTTTTTTACCACAAGTTTGGGAACAATATCAAAATTTTGAAGAATTTTTTGAAAAACTAATTATCAAAGGAAATTTTGATAAAGATTGTTTAGACAAAAATATTAATGTTTTAGTTTATGAAGTTATAAAAGTAAAATAA